Proteins encoded within one genomic window of Ctenopharyngodon idella isolate HZGC_01 chromosome 6, HZGC01, whole genome shotgun sequence:
- the gadd45ab gene encoding growth arrest and DNA-damage-inducible, alpha, b isoform X2: MCNMTFEEPCGDNATERDPDNVVLCLLATDEEDVKDVALQIHFTLIQAFCCENDINILRVNNMRRLAEILEGVKPGGESMDLHCVLVTNPESSTWKDPALSKLNRFCRDSRGLDQWVPVINLPER; this comes from the exons ATGTGCAATATGACTTTTGAAGAACCGTGTGGAGACAACGCAACGGAAAG GGACCCAGACAACGTGGTCTTATGTCTGTTGGCCACCGATGAGGAGGATGTGAAAGATGTCGCGCTCCAGATTCATTTCACCTTGATTCAAGCATTCTGTTGTGAGAATGACATCAATATCTTGCGAGTGAACAACATGAGACGTCTGGCAGAGATCCTGGAGGGCGTGAAACCGGGAGGAGAGTCCATGGACCTACATTGTGTATTAGTCACC AATCCAGAGTCATCCACGTGGAAGGATCCAGCCCTCAGCAAACTAAATAGATTCTGCAGAGACAGCCGGGGTTTGGACCAGTGGGTGCCGGTGATCAATCTGCCCGAACGATGA
- the gadd45ab gene encoding growth arrest and DNA-damage-inducible, alpha, b isoform X1 — protein MCNMTFEEPCGDNATERMDTVEKALEEVLTAALPQGCITVGVYEAAKSLNVDPDNVVLCLLATDEEDVKDVALQIHFTLIQAFCCENDINILRVNNMRRLAEILEGVKPGGESMDLHCVLVTNPESSTWKDPALSKLNRFCRDSRGLDQWVPVINLPER, from the exons ATGTGCAATATGACTTTTGAAGAACCGTGTGGAGACAACGCAACGGAAAG AATGGACACGGTTGAAAAGGCACTGGAAGAGGTTCTGACTGCAGCATTACCTCAGGGATGCATCACTGTGGGAGTTTATGAGGCAGCCAAGTCACTTAATGT GGACCCAGACAACGTGGTCTTATGTCTGTTGGCCACCGATGAGGAGGATGTGAAAGATGTCGCGCTCCAGATTCATTTCACCTTGATTCAAGCATTCTGTTGTGAGAATGACATCAATATCTTGCGAGTGAACAACATGAGACGTCTGGCAGAGATCCTGGAGGGCGTGAAACCGGGAGGAGAGTCCATGGACCTACATTGTGTATTAGTCACC AATCCAGAGTCATCCACGTGGAAGGATCCAGCCCTCAGCAAACTAAATAGATTCTGCAGAGACAGCCGGGGTTTGGACCAGTGGGTGCCGGTGATCAATCTGCCCGAACGATGA